The following proteins are encoded in a genomic region of Drosophila willistoni isolate 14030-0811.24 chromosome 3R, UCI_dwil_1.1, whole genome shotgun sequence:
- the LOC6650556 gene encoding exocyst complex component 8, whose protein sequence is MKEFDDFNFSVEKYTKELTRECVGGSDLQQRKKEIEAYNEQTSATLKQTCKKNYMEFIQTAKEISHLESEMYQLSHILIEQRNILASMTDGKTATQLKADSTEVDSSSGATAGAGGDDLENSHATRAVKEMVQGFNGNLEGKTFLNEGALIELDGNDYRPIQRVFFFLFNDVLIVCKVKHDKRLDFLTEYDPKKIAVINIKDLDGVKNAINIITPDGSKIYQSITAAGKTEWIEKLEEAFRFDQQKKSKKGQAPQPPNRAKGAANQQQAKSTSTTPEKQASISPQQTEPKSLEDETPEWLGTASEEIQTLVAQRHFEDAQALIKRTQDFFLTANRKKLPQAANIESKVKQQEIKLINVLLKELSNSHNRNLQIALRAAKRPLKILVEMGRYRQASSTLLKVCAVSLRVAQREARRNNAEISELFFCDLTQVACDFLAAFEQQPACVSALVVWCNAELQYFASQLIKHYLTKGTTLEAVAKCVERVRKPSTKLTEIGLDISYHLEGLLRTTLESLIEESRQRLLDSVGRTEEIWQPYNLQTKTNLKRLLLELDALGIDVRGQATGDTWLNLTQSTVVFIRHFLQLTEHCACLAKCETLVQKLEYLLRDLFLAQHSLKPPSDMAVDPNFVMKNKIFLVDNLLPIAIDKFRQISGRQCENLRELHTKLSRQQGAPLPRQRSVYTTDVF, encoded by the exons ATGAAAGAGTTTGATGACTTCAACTTTAGCGTTGAGAAAT ATACCAAGGAGCTGACGCGGGAATGTGTGGGTGGCAGCGACCTGCAGCAACGGAAGAAGGAAATCGAAGCTTACAATGAGCAAACCTCGGCCACTCTCAAACAAACATGCAAAAAGAACTATATGGAGTTTATACAAACGGCCAAAGAGATATCAC ATCTTGAGTCGGAAATGTATCAATTATCGCATATTCTCATCGAGCAGCGAAATATCCTGGCCTCTATGACAGATGGAAAAACAGCCACTCAACTCAAAGCTGACAGTACAGAGGTCGATAGCAGTAGCGGGGCAACAGCTGGAGCAGGAGGAGATGATTTGGAGAATAGTCATGCCACACGTGCGGTTAAAGAAATGGTTCAGGGATTCAATGGCAATCTGGAGGGCAAGACATTTCTCAATGAAGGGGCACTAATCGAGCTCGATGGCAATGATTATCGGCCCATTCAGCgagtatttttctttttgttcaaCGACGTGCTCATTGTGTGCAAAGTTAAGCATGATAA ACGCTTGGACTTTCTCACCGAATATGACCCCAAGAAGATAGCTGTCattaatattaaagatttgGATGGCGTTAAGAAtgctataaatataataacACCGGATGGTTCAAAGATCTATCAAAGTATTACAGCAGCCGGCAAAACCGAATGGATTGAGAAACTTGAAGAAGCCTTTCGTTTTGATCAGCAGAAGAAATCCAAGAAAGGTCAAGCCCCACAGCCACCGAATCGTGCCAAAGGAGCGGCAAACCAACAGCAAGCTAAATCAACATCAACCACTCCAGAAAAACAGGCATCCATATCACCGCAGCAAACAGAACCAAAATCTCTGGAGGATGAGACACCAGAGTGGCTGGGCACAGCCAGTGAAGAAATCCAGACATTGGTGGCTCAACGTCATTTCGAAGATGCCCAGGCTTTAATTAAGCGTACTCAGGACTTCTTTTTGACTGCGAATCGTAAGAAATTGCCACAAGCAGCCAATATTGAAAGCAAAGTGAAACAACAAGAGATTAAATTGATTAATGTCCTACTCAAAGAGTTGTCCAATAGTCATAATCGTAATTTACAAATTGCCTTAAGAGCTGCCAAGCGGCCATTAAAGATACTTGTGGAGATGGGAAGATATCGTCAGGCGAGCTCCACACTGTTAAAAGTATGTGCAGTTAGCCTTCGTGTGGCGCAGCGAGAGGCTCGTCGAAATAATGCAGAAATCTCAGAGCTATTCTTTTGTGATCTAACGCAAGTGGCTTGTGATTTTCTAGCGGCCTTTGAACAGCAACCGGCTTGTGTGAGTG CTCTTGTCGTCTGGTGCAATGCCGAATTACAATATTTTGCCAGTCAATTGATCAAGCACTATCTTACAAAGGGTACCACCCTGGAGGCGGTGGCCAAGTGTGTGGAGCGTGTGCGCAAGCCATCGACTAAACTTACTGAGATCGGCTTAGATATCAGTTATCATTTGGAGGGATTATTGCGTACCACATTGGAATCATTGATTGAGGAGTCTCGGCAACGACTTTTAGATTCTGTGGGACGCACCGAAGAGATATGGCAACCATATAATCTGCAAACTAAAACGAATTTAAAACGTCTGCTCCTCGAATTAGATGCACTGGGCATCGATGTGCGTGGCCAGGCGACGGGAGACACTTGGTTGAATTTAACTCAATCCACAGTGGTATTTATAAGACATTTTCTGCAACTAACCGAGCATTGTGCATGCTTGGCCAAATGTGAGACACTagtgcaaaaattggagtatttGCTAAGGGATCTGTTTCTGGCCCAGCACTCCTTAAAACCGCCCAGTGACATGGCTGTAGAT CCCAATTTTGtgatgaaaaacaaaatctttCTGGTGGACAACCTGTTGCCGATTGCCATTGACAAGTTCAGACAGATCTCTGGACGGCAATGTGAAAATTTAAGGGAATTACACACGAAACTCTCACGTCAACAGGGTGCTCCATTGCCGCGACAGCGCAGCGTCTATACCACAGATGTTTTCTAG